In a genomic window of Styela clava chromosome 11, kaStyClav1.hap1.2, whole genome shotgun sequence:
- the LOC120348197 gene encoding uncharacterized protein LOC120348197, protein MVHCDFEISDDEHSVGMDTQSLAIYSVASFVNPRRSPMDSHLATVSNYGTTYSQNQQMPAMVKQEPYLSEEPVTNQSMSDGCVYQQPGSNHSSPSNSPHNCGSLTPSPEMNNGSEKHDMGSYNNNYWQGGRVSESQSISDTATEEEAFDEILANVNATLSQMTPTQQQEQDYSTYTVASSVGIMEQNRYTQYQQQPILPGVTPGCTNTYSTPGIPPPPPLTYRSSSVPECSQYRLSEVSEMSMMTKHEKLYSASNTPSCNISTANHTDAGSWSSYSSPVMSEASEICENDTIPGCHSDSEILPDGELISMSVRELNRRLRGMSKEQITSLKQRRRTLKNRGYAQSCRSKRVMQRHLLENEKMGLQSQVNQLKQHLSIVMQDRDSYRIKYERLKKLHLGQQIAPHSIHSQQQQQQHESQVQCGPMTSMHNLSSDIYI, encoded by the exons ATGGTTCATTGCGATTTCGAAATTAGTGACGACGAACACAGTGTTGGTATGGACACCCAATCACTAGCAATCTACAGTGTTGCCTCATTCGTTAACCCCCGTCGATCGCCGATGGACTCCCATTTGGCAACAGTCTCAAATTACGGAACCACGTATTCGCAGAACCAGCAAATGCCAGCCATGGTGAAACAAGAACCGTACCTATCAGAGGAACCCGTTACTAACCAGTCAATGAGCGACGGATGTGTTTATCAACAGCCAGGATCGAACCATTCAAGTCCTTCGAATTCGCCCCACAATTGTGGTTCACTCACACCATCACCGGAAATGAACAATGGTAGCGAAAAGCACGACATGGGAAGTTATAACAATAATTATTGGCAAGGGGGAAGAGTCAGTGAATCGCAGAGTATAAGCGATACCGCAACCGAAGAGGAGGCATTCGATGAAATACTTGCTAATGTAAACGCCACATTGTCACAAATGACTCCCACACAACAGCAAGAGCAGGACTATTCTACTTACACAGTTGCATCGTCAGTGGGAATCATGGAACAGAATCGTTACACCCAATATCAGCAGCAGCCAATTCTGCCTGGTGTTACGCCCGGGTGCACAAACACGTACTCTACACCTGGTATCCCTCCGCCGCCTCCCCTAACCTACAGGTCATCCAGTGTGCCCGAATGTTCGCAGTATAGACTATCAGAAGTTTCCGAAATGTCGATGATGACAAAACACGAAAAACTTTATTCAGCTTCTAACACACCATCATGTAATATTTCAACGGCGAACCATACCGACGCAGGTTCATGGAGTTCTTACAGCAGCCCAGTTATGAGCGAAGCAAGCGAAATTTGCGAAAACGACACAATTCCAGGTTGCCACAGTGATTCAGAGATTTTGCCAGATGGGGAATTAATATCAATGTCTGTTCGTGAACTAAATAGAAGGCTCCGTGGTATGAG CAAGGAACAAATCACATCACTCAAGCAACGTCGACGGACACTCAAAAATCGCGGCTACGCCCAGAGTTGTAGAAGTAAAAGGGTGATGCAAAGACATCTCCTCGAAAACGAAAAAATGGGACTTCAAAGCCAG gTAAACCAATTGAAGCAACACTTATCTATTGTGATGCAAGACAGAGATTCCTATCGAATCAAATATGAAAGGCTTAAGAAGCTTCATCTTGGTCAACAAATTGCACCACATTCTATCCATTcccaacaacaacagcaacagcACGAATCGCAGGTCCAGTGCGGTCCTATGACCTCAATGCATAATTTAAGCTCAGACATCTACATTTAA